Proteins from a genomic interval of Luteibacter pinisoli:
- a CDS encoding glutathionylspermidine synthase family protein, whose product MRRERITPRANWQRDVESVGFGFHTIDGHPYWREDACYVFDAEAIDRMEAATGELHAMCLEAVDRIVRDGRYDALGIDDHAARLAERSWFDREPALYGRMDLSWDGVAPPKLLEYNADTPTSLFEASVVQWYWLEACYPDDDQFNSIHEKLIERWRRVGGGHRVHFAACYDNPEDGTTTDYLLDTCVQAGHDVQALDIEEVGWSGKAFIDLANRPIDRLFKLYPWEWMLAEPFADHIARSGTRFVEPAWKMLLSNKAILPLLWEWFPHHPNLLPASLRREDIAGPAVAKPFWGREGEGIAILDAHQGAVVAPHRVYQALAPLPVFDGRHTLVGSWVVGDEAAGIGIREDNDRITRNTSCFVPHRFR is encoded by the coding sequence ATGCGCCGCGAGCGGATCACGCCGCGGGCGAACTGGCAGCGTGACGTGGAGTCCGTCGGCTTCGGCTTCCATACCATCGATGGCCACCCGTACTGGCGCGAGGACGCCTGCTATGTGTTCGACGCCGAGGCGATCGACCGCATGGAGGCGGCGACCGGGGAGCTGCATGCGATGTGCCTGGAGGCGGTGGACCGCATCGTCCGCGACGGACGCTATGACGCGCTGGGCATCGACGACCACGCCGCGCGACTCGCCGAGCGCAGCTGGTTCGATCGCGAGCCGGCGCTGTACGGCCGCATGGATCTGTCCTGGGATGGCGTCGCCCCACCCAAGCTGCTCGAGTACAACGCCGATACGCCCACCTCGCTGTTCGAAGCCTCGGTCGTGCAGTGGTACTGGCTGGAAGCCTGCTATCCCGACGACGACCAGTTCAACTCCATCCACGAGAAACTGATCGAGCGCTGGCGCCGCGTCGGTGGCGGCCATCGCGTGCACTTCGCCGCCTGCTACGACAACCCCGAAGACGGCACGACCACCGATTACCTGCTGGACACCTGCGTGCAGGCCGGCCACGACGTGCAGGCGCTCGACATCGAAGAGGTCGGCTGGTCCGGCAAGGCCTTCATCGACCTGGCCAACCGACCGATCGACCGCCTGTTCAAGCTCTATCCGTGGGAGTGGATGCTGGCCGAGCCGTTTGCCGACCACATCGCCCGCTCCGGTACGCGCTTCGTCGAACCGGCGTGGAAGATGCTGTTGTCGAACAAGGCGATCCTGCCGCTGTTGTGGGAATGGTTCCCCCACCATCCGAACCTGTTGCCCGCCAGCCTGCGCCGCGAAGACATTGCCGGCCCGGCCGTCGCCAAACCGTTCTGGGGCCGCGAAGGCGAGGGCATCGCCATCCTCGACGCCCACCAGGGCGCGGTGGTCGCACCGCATCGCGTTTACCAGGCGCTCGCACCGCTACCGGTGTTCGACGGGCGGCACACGCTGGTGGGTTCGTGGGTGGTCGGCGATGAAGCCGCCGGCATCGGCATCCGCGAGGACAACGACCGGATCACGCGGAATACCAGCTGCTTCGTGCCGCATCGGTTTCGTTGA
- a CDS encoding alpha/beta hydrolase, whose product MPLPTVEHETRSAPEWSVIWLHGLGADGNDFAPIVPELVDPAWPSIRFVFPHAPVRPVTVNNNAPMRAWYDIKGLAIADKQDAEGIRMSIGEVEQLIAREQERGVPASRIVLAGFSQGGAMTLSAGLRHRETLAGLLVLSAYLPMHETIEAERSGANHATPMFWGHGVADPVVPLALGEQSRQLLESLGHRIDWHTYPMGHSVSLPEINDIRTWLSGIFAAA is encoded by the coding sequence ATGCCGCTTCCCACCGTCGAACACGAAACCCGCTCCGCCCCCGAATGGTCGGTGATCTGGCTGCATGGCCTGGGCGCCGACGGCAACGACTTCGCGCCGATCGTGCCGGAGCTGGTGGATCCGGCGTGGCCGTCCATCCGCTTCGTGTTCCCGCATGCGCCGGTGCGGCCGGTGACGGTGAACAACAACGCGCCGATGCGGGCCTGGTACGACATCAAGGGCCTGGCCATCGCCGACAAGCAGGACGCGGAAGGCATCCGGATGTCGATCGGCGAAGTGGAACAGCTGATTGCGCGGGAGCAGGAACGCGGCGTGCCCGCGTCGCGGATCGTCCTCGCCGGCTTCTCGCAGGGCGGGGCCATGACGCTATCCGCCGGCCTGCGCCATCGCGAAACCCTGGCCGGCCTGCTGGTGCTCTCCGCCTACCTGCCCATGCACGAGACCATTGAGGCCGAGCGTAGCGGTGCCAACCACGCCACCCCGATGTTCTGGGGCCACGGCGTGGCCGATCCGGTCGTGCCGCTGGCGCTGGGTGAACAGTCGCGCCAGCTGCTCGAAAGCCTTGGCCACCGGATCGACTGGCATACCTACCCGATGGGCCACTCGGTGAGCCTGCCGGAGATCAACGACATCCGTACCTGGCTCAGCGGCATCTTCGCCGCCGCGTGA
- a CDS encoding glycoside hydrolase family 38 C-terminal domain-containing protein, translated as MQRRDLLKGFALAGTAGLWLPRWAGAEGAAPTAPAPVRAIRGLVRGDGPARQPIRITPPASGTSRLAITRVDGMEVDRRTVAAGEASFDILVPAVDAAKAVRVESEVGGAHVVGAVTLQPVRKMLVYVLPHSHHDLGYTEHQADVEDHQVENIRRGIAMADATSGYVEGARFVWNLEVLWGADLYLKRGNAADRDAFIDAVRSGKLALNGAYANELTGICRPEELLRLFRFGQQLAAQTGTPVNAAMISDVPGYTWGTVEAMAQAGIRYFSAAPNYFDRIGRFMATWQDRPFWWVSRSGRSRVLFWVPWTGYAMSHVMSADVDWVGAYQARLDEVGFRYDIAHVRWAGHGDNAPPDQGISDFVRDWNTRYAWPRFQISGTSEAFTAFERKHGDALPQLRGDLTPYWEDGAASSARETALNRNTADTLVQAAALAAMHGKPFDGDAAWRDVLLYSEHTWGAAHSVTRPEEAMTVDQWRVKRAFADDAAALADGMVAARSPAHATTHHVTNTTGWERGGLVCLPAGAGDRLTLDGHVLPSQRLHDGRVAAWLPPLPPLATVAVHRGEGSAGAPPHAVSFDGSVLDNGLVSARIDPATGNLASLRRHGIDHEFLATDAAWSANQFVYMAGDAVNRLQTTSQAVITVEEAGPFVVSVLVTSSAPSCRSLTRRIRLMAGADWLEIENTIDKTRAPYEEVPDPNHRGKTMQAVAKESLQFAFPFAVPGGRMHVDVPLGQMEPEADQLPGACRNWMPVGRYVDVANDALGVTWMTLDAPLIEVGGVTATKLNSQTDPSVWMDRLAPSQTVMSWVMNNHWGTNYRAWQEGPVRFRYALRPHGARDDGLASRLATGMTQPLLVDAAAPSAPLLRIEPEDVQLQSITPSSDGKAFILRLFGASGSDRRARLHWSGPVGKASLSNLAEAALAPVQGDIAVGGWQLVSVRVERG; from the coding sequence ATGCAGCGACGTGACTTGCTTAAAGGATTCGCCCTCGCGGGAACCGCGGGGCTCTGGCTTCCCCGCTGGGCAGGCGCCGAAGGCGCGGCACCCACCGCGCCCGCGCCGGTCCGCGCCATCCGGGGCCTGGTGCGAGGCGACGGCCCGGCGCGACAGCCGATTCGCATCACGCCACCGGCGTCCGGCACCTCGCGCCTCGCCATCACCCGCGTCGACGGCATGGAGGTGGATCGCCGGACGGTCGCAGCCGGTGAGGCGTCGTTCGATATCCTCGTCCCCGCCGTCGATGCCGCGAAGGCCGTGCGCGTCGAGTCCGAGGTAGGCGGCGCGCATGTCGTCGGCGCCGTCACCCTGCAGCCGGTACGGAAGATGCTGGTCTACGTGCTGCCGCATTCGCACCACGACCTCGGCTACACCGAGCACCAGGCCGACGTCGAAGACCACCAGGTGGAGAACATCCGCCGCGGCATCGCGATGGCCGATGCGACGTCCGGTTACGTAGAGGGCGCGCGGTTCGTCTGGAACCTCGAGGTGCTGTGGGGCGCAGACCTCTACCTGAAGCGCGGCAACGCCGCCGACCGCGACGCCTTCATCGACGCGGTCCGCAGCGGCAAGCTCGCGCTCAACGGCGCGTATGCCAATGAACTCACCGGCATCTGCCGTCCGGAAGAACTGCTGCGCCTGTTCCGCTTCGGCCAGCAGCTCGCCGCGCAGACGGGCACGCCCGTCAACGCGGCCATGATCAGCGATGTGCCGGGTTACACCTGGGGCACGGTCGAGGCCATGGCCCAGGCCGGGATCCGCTACTTCTCCGCCGCGCCGAATTACTTTGATCGCATTGGCCGCTTCATGGCCACGTGGCAGGACAGGCCGTTCTGGTGGGTATCGCGCAGCGGCCGTTCGCGCGTGCTGTTCTGGGTGCCGTGGACGGGCTACGCGATGTCGCACGTGATGAGCGCGGATGTCGACTGGGTCGGCGCCTACCAGGCACGGCTCGACGAGGTGGGATTCCGCTACGACATCGCCCACGTGCGCTGGGCCGGCCATGGCGACAACGCGCCGCCGGACCAGGGCATCAGCGACTTCGTACGCGACTGGAACACCCGCTATGCATGGCCACGCTTCCAGATCAGCGGCACCAGCGAGGCGTTCACCGCGTTCGAACGCAAGCACGGCGATGCGTTGCCGCAGCTGCGTGGCGACCTGACACCCTACTGGGAAGATGGCGCGGCCTCGTCCGCGCGCGAAACGGCGCTGAACCGCAACACGGCGGATACGCTGGTGCAGGCGGCCGCCCTTGCGGCGATGCACGGCAAGCCCTTCGATGGCGACGCGGCATGGCGCGACGTGCTGCTGTATTCCGAGCACACCTGGGGCGCCGCGCACAGCGTGACCCGCCCGGAAGAAGCGATGACCGTGGACCAGTGGCGGGTGAAGCGGGCCTTTGCCGACGACGCGGCGGCGCTGGCCGACGGCATGGTGGCCGCCAGGTCACCGGCCCACGCGACGACACACCACGTCACCAACACCACCGGCTGGGAGCGCGGCGGGCTCGTCTGCCTTCCCGCCGGTGCCGGCGACAGGCTCACCCTCGACGGCCACGTGCTGCCGTCGCAGCGCCTGCATGACGGCCGCGTGGCCGCCTGGCTGCCGCCACTGCCACCGCTGGCCACCGTGGCCGTGCATCGCGGCGAAGGCAGCGCGGGTGCGCCGCCGCATGCCGTATCCTTCGATGGGTCGGTGCTCGACAACGGCCTGGTCAGCGCGCGCATCGATCCGGCCACCGGCAACCTGGCCAGCCTGCGCCGGCACGGTATCGACCACGAATTCCTCGCCACCGATGCCGCGTGGTCAGCCAACCAGTTCGTCTACATGGCGGGCGATGCGGTGAACCGCCTGCAGACGACATCGCAGGCCGTCATCACGGTGGAAGAGGCCGGTCCGTTCGTGGTCAGTGTGCTGGTGACCTCGTCCGCACCGTCGTGCCGCTCCCTCACGCGCCGCATCCGGCTCATGGCCGGCGCGGACTGGCTGGAGATCGAGAACACGATCGACAAGACGCGTGCACCGTACGAGGAGGTGCCGGACCCGAACCACCGCGGCAAGACCATGCAGGCGGTGGCGAAGGAAAGCCTGCAGTTCGCGTTTCCCTTCGCCGTCCCCGGTGGCCGCATGCACGTGGACGTGCCGCTGGGCCAGATGGAACCCGAAGCCGACCAGCTGCCTGGCGCCTGCCGCAACTGGATGCCGGTAGGCCGCTATGTCGACGTGGCGAATGACGCACTCGGCGTGACGTGGATGACGCTGGATGCGCCCCTGATCGAGGTCGGCGGCGTCACCGCCACCAAGCTCAACTCGCAGACCGATCCCAGCGTGTGGATGGATCGCCTTGCGCCGAGCCAGACGGTGATGTCGTGGGTGATGAACAACCACTGGGGCACGAACTACCGGGCGTGGCAGGAAGGCCCGGTGCGTTTTCGTTATGCGCTGAGGCCGCATGGCGCGCGCGACGACGGGCTTGCCTCGCGCCTGGCCACCGGCATGACCCAGCCCTTGCTGGTCGATGCCGCCGCCCCCTCGGCGCCCTTGCTACGGATCGAACCCGAGGACGTGCAGCTGCAGTCGATCACGCCCAGCAGCGACGGCAAGGCCTTCATCCTGCGCCTGTTCGGTGCCTCGGGAAGCGACCGGCGCGCGCGGCTGCACTGGAGCGGGCCGGTGGGCAAGGCGTCGCTGTCCAACCTGGCCGAAGCGGCGCTCGCGCCCGTGCAGGGCGATATCGCCGTCGGCGGGTGGCAGCTGGTCAGCGTCCGCGTGGAGCGGGGCTGA
- a CDS encoding S9 family peptidase, with translation MRTLATALLTALAAAPALALAAPPPLDMETIMADPDWIGQAVEEPYWSVDGSQVYYSLKRDGSPVRDLYRVPAAGGAAVKLDPAAAATADGTKQVFDREHRHAAFVRHGDIFLRDLGSGTTVQVTRSATAETSPHLSADGRLLTWRAGNDWFAYNTVGGPAWQAAVVEAKDDPKKDKTSDLQDQQQALFTTLRGIKSDEKAMKADADALAAADPGRAPEAFYLGKDVAIVDTSLSPDGRYLLVVTKAKDADDGKVADLTHYVTDSGYAEPEATRPYVGRNDPAPQSLTLLDLRAHATYALDTATLPGIHEDPLAEIRAKTVAALRKAGKDDRADKLAAPKTRPVIVNAEYSPGIVWSGDGHEVAVQLRAVDNKDRWIATVDFDRHALATQHRLTDKAWINWDNNDFGWLNDGRTLWYLSEETGYSHLYTRALGGKATALTSGRFEVDHPVLSADGKTFYVRTNQVAPYSYDVYRLASSGGALTRVTTYQGMDDFALSPNGRQLAVLHSAPYVPSQLATVSADGGTPRELTNTVKPGFADHAWIAPKIVEVPSAHGAGTIYAKFYGPADAAQAASRPAVIFVHGAGYLQNVHLSYPSYFREQMFHNLLVQRGYVVLDMDYRASKGYGRDWRTAIYRNMGHPELDDLLDGKAWLVKNQGVDPKRVGMYGGSYGGFMTLMSLLRAPGEFAAGAALRPVTDWTSYNHDYTANILNDPQLDPDAYATSSPINYADKLQDPLLIEHGLIDDNVLASDSIRLYQRFIELHKQNFWMSLYPMERHGFVHPDSWHDEYRRIDELFKDKLGQ, from the coding sequence ATGCGCACGCTCGCCACCGCCCTCCTCACCGCCCTGGCCGCCGCGCCCGCGCTGGCGCTGGCCGCCCCGCCGCCGCTGGACATGGAAACGATCATGGCCGACCCGGACTGGATCGGGCAGGCGGTGGAAGAGCCGTACTGGAGCGTGGACGGCAGCCAGGTGTACTACTCGCTCAAGCGCGATGGCAGCCCGGTGCGCGACCTGTACCGCGTGCCCGCCGCCGGTGGCGCGGCCGTGAAGCTGGACCCGGCCGCGGCCGCCACGGCCGACGGCACGAAGCAGGTGTTCGACCGCGAGCACCGCCATGCCGCGTTTGTCCGCCACGGTGACATCTTCCTGCGCGACCTGGGCAGCGGCACGACCGTGCAGGTCACCCGTTCGGCCACGGCGGAAACCTCGCCGCATCTTTCGGCGGACGGCCGCCTGCTCACCTGGCGCGCCGGCAACGACTGGTTTGCCTACAACACCGTGGGCGGCCCGGCCTGGCAGGCCGCGGTGGTGGAAGCGAAGGACGACCCGAAGAAAGACAAGACCTCCGACCTGCAGGACCAGCAGCAGGCGCTGTTCACCACGCTGCGCGGGATCAAATCCGACGAGAAGGCGATGAAGGCTGACGCCGACGCGCTCGCCGCCGCCGACCCGGGCCGCGCGCCCGAGGCCTTCTACCTCGGCAAGGACGTGGCCATCGTCGATACCTCGCTGTCGCCCGATGGCCGCTACCTGCTGGTGGTGACGAAGGCGAAGGACGCCGATGACGGCAAGGTGGCCGACCTCACCCATTACGTCACCGACTCCGGTTACGCCGAGCCGGAAGCCACGCGCCCGTACGTCGGCCGCAACGATCCCGCACCGCAGTCGCTGACCCTGCTCGACCTGCGTGCCCACGCCACGTACGCGCTCGACACCGCCACCCTTCCCGGCATCCACGAGGATCCGCTGGCGGAGATCCGCGCGAAGACGGTGGCCGCGCTGCGCAAGGCGGGCAAGGACGACCGCGCCGACAAGCTGGCGGCACCGAAGACCCGCCCGGTGATCGTCAACGCCGAATACAGCCCCGGCATCGTCTGGAGCGGCGACGGCCACGAGGTGGCCGTGCAGCTGCGCGCGGTGGACAACAAGGACCGCTGGATCGCCACCGTGGACTTCGACCGCCACGCCCTGGCCACCCAGCACCGGCTCACCGACAAGGCGTGGATCAACTGGGACAACAACGACTTCGGCTGGCTCAACGACGGCCGCACGCTGTGGTACCTGAGCGAAGAGACCGGCTACTCGCATCTCTACACCCGGGCCCTCGGCGGCAAGGCCACCGCGCTGACCTCGGGTCGTTTTGAAGTGGACCACCCGGTGCTCAGCGCAGACGGCAAGACCTTCTACGTGCGCACCAACCAGGTCGCGCCGTACAGCTACGACGTCTACAGGCTGGCCTCCTCCGGCGGTGCGCTGACCCGCGTCACCACCTACCAGGGCATGGACGACTTCGCGCTGTCGCCGAACGGCCGCCAGCTGGCCGTGCTGCACTCCGCCCCGTACGTGCCCTCGCAGCTGGCCACCGTCTCCGCCGACGGCGGCACGCCGCGCGAGCTGACCAACACGGTGAAGCCGGGCTTTGCCGACCATGCGTGGATTGCGCCGAAGATCGTGGAAGTGCCGTCGGCGCACGGCGCCGGCACCATCTACGCGAAGTTCTATGGGCCGGCCGATGCCGCGCAGGCGGCCTCGCGCCCGGCGGTGATCTTCGTGCATGGCGCGGGCTACCTGCAGAACGTGCACCTGTCCTACCCGTCGTACTTCCGCGAGCAGATGTTCCATAACCTGCTGGTGCAGCGTGGCTACGTGGTGCTGGACATGGATTACCGCGCCTCGAAGGGCTACGGCCGCGACTGGCGCACGGCGATCTACCGCAACATGGGCCACCCGGAGCTGGACGACCTGCTCGACGGCAAGGCCTGGCTGGTGAAGAACCAGGGCGTGGATCCGAAGCGCGTGGGCATGTACGGCGGCAGCTACGGCGGCTTCATGACGCTGATGTCGCTGCTCCGCGCCCCGGGTGAATTCGCCGCGGGCGCTGCGCTGCGCCCGGTCACCGACTGGACCTCGTATAACCACGACTACACCGCCAACATCCTCAACGACCCGCAGCTGGATCCGGACGCATACGCCACCAGCTCGCCGATCAACTACGCCGACAAGCTGCAGGATCCGCTGCTGATCGAGCATGGCCTGATCGACGACAACGTGCTGGCCAGTGATTCCATCCGCCTCTACCAGCGCTTCATCGAGCTGCACAAGCAGAACTTCTGGATGTCCCTGTACCCGATGGAACGCCACGGCTTCGTCCACCCGGATTCGTGGCACGACGAATACCGCCGCATCGACGAGCTGTTCAAAGACAAGCTGGGCCAATAA
- a CDS encoding DUF350 domain-containing protein, with product MIVSDLFTLPAFVAYLALGAFYFVAFIVTYIWITPQREMALIREGNLAAAISLAGAAIGFVQPLASAIAHSVNPLDLALWGAVAWAVQLLTHFILRLTIRDLRQQIEADVRSVALFVAVVAACVGAINAAAMSY from the coding sequence GTGATCGTGTCGGACCTGTTCACCCTGCCCGCTTTCGTGGCCTACCTCGCCCTGGGCGCCTTTTACTTCGTCGCGTTCATCGTGACCTACATCTGGATCACGCCGCAGCGTGAGATGGCGCTGATCCGCGAGGGCAACCTCGCCGCCGCCATCAGCCTGGCCGGCGCGGCCATCGGTTTCGTCCAGCCGCTGGCCAGCGCGATCGCGCACAGCGTGAACCCGCTCGACCTGGCGCTGTGGGGTGCCGTGGCCTGGGCCGTGCAGCTGCTGACGCATTTCATCCTGCGCCTGACGATCCGCGACCTGCGCCAGCAGATCGAAGCCGACGTGCGCTCGGTCGCCCTGTTCGTCGCCGTGGTCGCCGCCTGCGTAGGTGCGATCAACGCCGCCGCCATGTCGTACTGA
- a CDS encoding prolyl oligopeptidase family serine peptidase, giving the protein MRAMVPRLLALSLFAACSAHAAAGSPPPTPRHDVNDSLGGQPVVDSYRWLENPTGDGVQKWIEAQNAYTEAAIGSMPMGKELSARIRELAITSTTRSSPTLAGGTLFYFENTPPQAQPLLVAKAWPDGPVRTLVDLNKGDGNTAITEYWPSPSGRYLAYGTAEGGSELTTVHILDTQTGKALSDSLPWAGGGTTPQALAWDADEKGVTYARFETPTKAKPLHEFDAFLAHHVIGTTQDKDTVVFGKGYSPVAEYILLEGEGGKTTALLANEGDGGPAEVFLRQGNGPFKKVLGHDADVRSAHWVGDRLYVVTFAGAPRGKVIALDASGKQTDVLPQGEGAIQRVTPIGNGFLVVRSAGPDWWADQYDAKATFVRRLPLPATGITIGGVAAEKGQDKALITYGGWTQPTRWAEYDGASGTLKTVFEVKPAADYSKVRVTRIDGTSKDGTKIPVTVISMDGITPNGKRPTILYSYGGFGIPVTPGFVGANLAWLERGGVLAYANIRGGNEFGEQWHEQGQKTHKQNVFDDFYAASQALVATHWTDTKHLGILGGSNGGLLMGAALTQHPEQYRAVVAMVGIYDVGRHETAFANGPYNVSEYGSVKDPAVAKAIRAYTPIYNIKKGTAYPSVLITTGANDPRVAPWQSRKFAAGLQDASTSGNPVLLLTRMDAGHGIGAPFSQRVGNAALSMTFFANELGLGE; this is encoded by the coding sequence ATGCGCGCCATGGTTCCCCGCCTGCTTGCCCTTAGCCTGTTCGCCGCCTGCTCGGCCCACGCCGCCGCGGGCAGCCCGCCGCCCACGCCGAGGCACGACGTCAACGACAGCCTGGGTGGCCAGCCTGTCGTGGACTCCTACCGCTGGCTGGAAAACCCGACCGGCGACGGCGTGCAGAAGTGGATCGAGGCGCAGAACGCCTACACGGAAGCGGCCATTGGCAGCATGCCCATGGGCAAGGAGCTGAGCGCGCGCATTCGCGAACTGGCCATCACCTCCACCACGCGCTCGTCGCCGACCCTGGCCGGCGGCACGCTGTTCTACTTCGAGAACACCCCGCCGCAGGCCCAGCCGCTGCTGGTGGCCAAGGCCTGGCCGGACGGCCCGGTGCGCACGCTGGTGGACCTCAACAAGGGCGACGGCAACACCGCCATCACCGAATACTGGCCCTCGCCGAGCGGTCGCTACCTCGCCTACGGCACCGCCGAGGGCGGCAGCGAGCTGACCACCGTGCATATCCTGGATACGCAGACGGGCAAGGCGCTCTCCGATTCGCTGCCGTGGGCCGGCGGCGGTACCACCCCGCAGGCGCTCGCCTGGGATGCCGACGAGAAGGGCGTCACCTACGCGCGCTTCGAGACGCCGACCAAGGCCAAGCCGCTGCACGAGTTCGACGCCTTCCTGGCGCACCACGTCATCGGCACCACGCAGGACAAGGACACCGTGGTCTTCGGCAAGGGCTACTCGCCGGTGGCCGAATACATCCTGCTCGAAGGCGAGGGTGGCAAGACCACCGCGCTGCTCGCCAACGAAGGCGACGGCGGCCCGGCCGAGGTGTTCCTGCGCCAGGGCAACGGCCCGTTCAAGAAGGTGCTCGGCCACGACGCCGACGTGCGCTCGGCGCACTGGGTGGGCGACCGCCTGTACGTGGTGACCTTCGCCGGTGCGCCGCGCGGCAAGGTCATCGCCCTGGACGCCAGCGGCAAGCAGACCGACGTGCTGCCGCAGGGCGAGGGCGCCATCCAGCGCGTCACGCCGATCGGCAACGGCTTCCTCGTGGTGCGCAGTGCCGGCCCCGACTGGTGGGCTGACCAGTACGACGCGAAGGCCACCTTCGTCCGCCGCCTGCCGCTGCCGGCCACCGGCATCACCATCGGTGGCGTCGCCGCCGAAAAGGGCCAGGACAAGGCGCTGATCACCTACGGCGGCTGGACCCAGCCGACCCGCTGGGCTGAGTACGACGGCGCCAGCGGCACCCTGAAGACGGTGTTCGAAGTGAAGCCGGCCGCGGACTATTCGAAGGTGCGCGTCACCCGCATCGATGGCACCTCGAAGGACGGCACGAAGATCCCGGTCACCGTCATCTCGATGGACGGCATCACCCCGAACGGCAAGCGCCCGACCATCCTGTACAGCTACGGCGGCTTCGGCATCCCCGTGACCCCGGGCTTCGTCGGCGCCAACCTGGCCTGGCTGGAGCGCGGCGGCGTGCTCGCCTACGCGAACATCCGCGGCGGCAACGAGTTTGGCGAGCAGTGGCACGAGCAGGGCCAGAAGACCCACAAGCAGAACGTGTTCGACGACTTCTACGCGGCCTCGCAGGCGCTGGTCGCCACGCATTGGACCGACACGAAGCACCTGGGCATCCTCGGCGGCAGCAACGGCGGCCTGCTGATGGGCGCGGCGCTCACCCAGCACCCGGAGCAGTACCGCGCGGTGGTGGCGATGGTCGGCATCTACGACGTCGGCCGCCACGAGACGGCCTTCGCCAACGGCCCGTACAACGTCAGCGAATACGGCTCGGTGAAGGATCCGGCGGTGGCCAAGGCTATCCGCGCCTACACGCCGATCTACAACATCAAGAAGGGCACCGCCTACCCGTCCGTGCTGATCACCACCGGTGCGAACGACCCGCGCGTGGCCCCGTGGCAGTCGCGCAAGTTCGCCGCCGGCCTGCAGGATGCGTCCACCTCGGGTAACCCCGTGCTCCTGCTCACCCGCATGGACGCCGGCCACGGCATCGGCGCCCCCTTCAGCCAGCGCGTCGGCAACGCCGCGCTGTCGATGACGTTCTTCGCGAACGAGCTGGGGCTGGGCGAGTAA